The window GCGATAATATTATCACAGGAGGCAACCATCACAAGGCCGTCAAAATTATGTACCCTTGATACAAACTCCACAGACATTGCCACAATATCCCTTCCCACCTGTTCATATTTCAGTTCTTCCGCACCGTTTGCTATATTCCCGCAGGTTGCCGGGATCCCAAATTCTACGGGTACGCCCCCTGCCGCCCAGATGCCCTGCTTGACAGCCTCCGCAATCTGCCTTAAATGTGCACTTCCCGGTGAACCCTCCATATAAGAATTGGGCACCCCTATATGAGGCTTCTTTCTTATATCTTCATCTGTGTATCCTGCTGCCTTCATCATAACACGGCGGTGTGCCGCCTCTGTGCCATTCCAATACGCTTCCATCTCCATGACCTCCTAATTCCACTCTGTCCCTGCGCCCTTACTGAGGGCCTTATCATAAATCCTCTTAGCCGCCATCAAGTCCTGGGTTCCGATTCCCACTGTCTTAAACACAATAATATCTGTGTCATTGAGCCGCCCTGCCAAATTCCCTGCCAGCACCTCTCCCAAATCGCCAGTAAAATCCTCCTCTGAAATCATCCCCTCCTGAAGGGGTATCAAAATATCCCCTGCTTCTGAAAGTACTGCTTCCCTGGAATCAAAATAGATTCCGGCGGCTCTCCTTAATATAACTGGGTCCATCTCCTGCATATGGGGCTGGTAGGAACCCACACAGCTGACAGTCGCGCCGGCTTTCACCCTGCTGCCGTCAAAAACAGGCTTTCTGGCAGGTGTCACGCAGACAAGAAGATCGGCCCCATCCACCGCTTCGCCAGAACTCTTGGCGGCAAGAACCTTGGCCCCATATCCCGCCAGTTCCTGATTCATCTGCTCTACAAATGTGTTCAGCCTGTCTGTATCCAGGTCAAATACCCAGACCTCCTTTAGATTTCTTACTGCCAGCATGGCCTCCAGCTGTGCAGCCGCCTGCCCTCCTGTGCCTATGAGCGCGCCTTTTACACAGTTCTTTTTCGCCAGCACATCGAAAGCAGCCCCGGTGGCTGCCCCGGTCCTTAGCTGTGTCACATAAGTGCCGTCCAGCACACTGACCACTGTCCCATTGGAGGCATCCAGCAAAAGCACCTGGGCTGGGGTTGTGGGAAGTCCTTTCTCTATATTTTTCGGAAATACGCTCACCACTTTTAAACAGGCGGTATCCAATGCCTCCACGTAAGAGGGCATGAACAGCATGGCCCCGTCATGCCTGGGAGCCTGAATATTGGTGCGCAGGGGCACCTGGCTCTTCCCCTCCGAGAAAAGGCGGAAAGCCTCCTTGACAGCCTCCACCGCTTCCTTCATGGAAAACACTTCTCTGATATCTTTCTTTGACAATAACAGCATATCCTTCCTCCTTCCAAATACAGGGCTGTACTAAAAATATAGTATCCCCCTTTAGTAACTATTATTGATTTAATTATAGCAAAGGGGAGGGCATTGTCAATACACTTTCCCTGGAGTGCTTTTACTTTACAGACAGTACTTTGCCACAAAACAAGAAATCCATTAGAATTTCCTATAAAGTAAAAGAACTGCACACCCTCCATCCCTGGATCTCGTGTGCAGTCCCTATAAAACCGAAATCTTTATTTCCCTTTTTTACTGTTGGTATATTTCACAAGTCCTCCCGCCGCTATCAGCTTCTGCATAAATTCCGGGAATGGCTGGCCCTGAAATTCCGTCCCTTTTGTCCTGTTATAAATTTTTCCGCTGTCAAAATCCACCTCGACTTCATCCCCCGCTTCAATGCCCTTCGCCGCCTCCGGACATTCAATGATGGGCAATCCGATATTAATGGCATTGCGGTAAAAAATCCTTGCAAATGTCTCTGCTATAACACAGCTTACCCCAGCCGTTTTCAGGCAGAGAGGGGCGTGCTCACGGGAAGATCCACAGCCAAAATTTTTGTTTGCCACGATCAAATCGCCAGGCTGTACCTTTTTGACAAATTCCGGGTCAATATCAGCCATTGCATGGCTTGCAAGCTCCTGGGCGTCAAAGGAATTCAGATACCTGGCCGGAATGATCACATCTGTGTCCACATTATCCCCATACTTAAAAACATGTCCCAACGCTTTCATTATCTGTCACCTACTTTCTCTGGATTCGCAATATACCCTGCAATCGCACTGGCAGCGGCCACCTCCGGGGATGCCAGATAAATCAGGGAATCCACATGGCCCATTCTTCCTACAAAATTACGGTTTGTGGTAGAAACACATTTTTCCCCTGCCGCCATAACTCCCATATGGCCTCCCATACAGGGGCCGCAGCTTGGAGTGTTGACTGCACAGCCTGCATCTACAAAAATGTCCATAAGTCCTTCCGCAATACATTGCTTATATATATTCTGGGTGGCAGGTATCACCATCACCCGCACATCCCTGTGTACCTGATGTCCCTTCAAAATTGCCGCTGCACGGCGCATATCCTCCATTCTTCCGTTTGTACATGAACCAATTACGACCTGTTCAATCTGAATAGGTTCCATGGATTCAATCTCGTCTATGGTTTTTGCATTGCCGGGAAGATGAGGGAAGGCCACTGTCGGCCTGACCTTGGACAAATCGATTGTGATTACCTCTTCATACTCTGCGTCTGCATCTGCCTCGTATACTTTATACTCTTTTACAGAGTGCTCCTTCATATAAGTCTCCGCTTTTTCATCTACGGGAAAAATACCATTTTTGGCCCCTGCTTCGATTGCCATATTTGCCATTGTAAACCGGTCATCCATGGACAGTTCTTTTATCCCGTCCCCAGTAAATTCCATAGATTTGTATAGGGCGCCGTCCACTCCGATTTTTCCTATAATATGTATGATAATATCCTTGCCGCTTACATAGGGCCCTGGCTTTCCAGTCAGTTCAAACTTCAGGGCGCTGGGTACCTTGAACCAGAGTTCGCCCATAGCCATGCCTGTTGCAATATCTGTAGTGCCCACCCCTGTTGAGAAGGCGCCCAGTGCGCCATATGTACATGTATGGGAATCCGCCCCAATGATACACTCACCTGCAACAACCACCCCGGCCTCCGGCAGGATTGCATGCTCCACTCCAGATTTCCCCTGTTCAAAATACCATTTAAGTCCCTGCTCCCTGGCAAACTCACGGATAGCCTTAGAATTCTCTGCTGACTTGATATCTTTATTCGGTGTAAAATGATCTGGGACCAGAACCACTTTATCCTTATCGTAAACCTTGTCCGCCATTTCACTGAAAATAGGCAGAGCCATGGGCCCGGTAATATCATTTGCCATCACCACATCTAATTTTGCTTCTATCAGCTGCCCCGCAGCCACCGACTCCAGTCCCGCGTGCGCAGCAAGGATCTTCTGCGTCATTGTCATTCCCATATCCACAACCTCCTCTTTTCAACAAATCCCGTCTGTCATTCTCTATATCCAGAGGATACCCTGTACGCCCTGCGCTGACGGGCAGTCCCCATAACGTCAGCTTGTGCGGCAGGATATTCTCCAGATTGTAACTGGCTCTTTATTTCGCCTTAATGTAACCCTTTGCCGTCAATGCTTCCGCACAGAGGACAGCGCCTCCTGCCGCGCCCCTGACAGTATTGTGGGACAACCCTACAAACTTAAAGTCGAATAAGCTGTCCTCGCGCAGCCGTCCGATGGATACTCCCATCCCTCGCTGGAAGTCTACGTCCATTTTTACCTGCGGGCGGTTGTCGTCCTCCAGGTACTGGATAAACTGCTTTGGCGCACTGGGAAGCTCTGCCTCCTGTGGGAATCCTTGATAGCTGACCAGCCTGTCTATCAGTTCTTCCTTAGACGGCTTCTTTTCAAAATTAATAAATACCGCGGCCGTATGTCCGTTTAAAACTGGAACCCGGATACACTGGCAGGTTATTTTCGGCAGGGCAGCTTTTACGATTTCGCCGTCCTTTACCTCTCCCAGCACACGCAGGGGTTCCTGCTCGCTCTTCTCCTCCTCCCCTCCGATGTAAGGGATAATATTCTCTACCATCTCCGGCCAGTCCTGGAACGTCTTTCCGGCGCCCGATATTGCCTGATAAGTAGTTGCCACAACCTCTTTTGGGCCAAACTCCCCCCAGGCTGCCAGACACGGGGCATAACTCTGAATGGAGCAGTTCGGCTTCACTGCTATGAATCCCCTGTCTGTTCCCAGGCGCTTCTTTTGGGCCGGAATCACATCAAAATGCCCTGCATTAATTTCCGGGACTACCATCGGCACGTCCGGCGTCCACCGGTGTGCACTATTGTTAGAAACAACTGGTGTCTCCGTCTTAGCATATGCTTCCTCAATGGCTTTAATTTCATCCTTTGTCATGTCCACCGCGCTGAACACAAAATCCACTGTATCTGCAACCTTCTCTACCTCATTGACATTGAGTACAACCAGGCTTTTTACCTCTTCCGGCATAGGCGTATCCATTTTCCATCTTCCGCCCACGGCTTCCTCATAAGTTTTTCCTGCAGAACGGGGGCTTGCCGCCACTGTCACCACCTGAAACCATGGATGTCTGTCAAGCAGAGATATAAATCTCTGGCCTACCATGCCTGTTGCGCCCAAAATTCCAACTTTTAATTTCTGTTCCATATTTCTCCTCTTTTCTATAATCCATTGTCTAATCCATTGTCTGCCTGCAAGATACTATTTTATGAAAATGTATACCCAAGGGGTCCCCCGTAATTCATGTACTCGGGACAGGGGACTCCATCCATTAAGGTACCGCAGGCTGGCAATGCTATTTTTTATTCTATATTCAGATATGCTTCCCCGGCAGCAATTGCCTTTTCCATTGCCTTTTTGCCTGGCGCCCCCGTTGTAGTGCGCTTTTCCACACATGTCCTCATGCTGATGGCATCATAAATATCCTCTTCAAATACAGGGGATATTGCCTTAAATTCCTCCAGCGACAAATCTTCCAGGGCTATGTTTTTCTCTATGCAGCAGAGCACCAGCCGGCCTACAATCCCATGTGCGTCCCGAAATGCAACGCCGTGGTTTACCAAATAATCAGCTGCATCTGTGGCATTGGTAAAGCCATGCTTCGCGCTGTCCTCCATACGCTGGCTGCAAAACCTGATTGTACGTATCATGCCGGTAAACAATGCAAGGCAACCCTTTGTTGTATCTATTGCATCAAATACCAGCTCTTTGTCCTCCTGCATATCTTTGTTATAAGCAAGGGGGATCCCCTTCATTGTGGTCAGCAGCGACATCAGCGCACCGTAGACGCGGCCTGTCTTGCCACGCACCAGCTCCGCAATATCTGGGTTTTTCTTCTGAGGCATGATACTGCTTCCGGTGCTATATGCATCGTCAATCTCTACAAACTGATATTCATTTGAATTCCAGATAATAATCTCTTCTGAGAAACGGCTGAGATGCATCATCACTGTGGACATTGCCGATAATAGTTCTATCAGATAATCCCTGTCTGCCACTGCGTCCATACTGTTTAGCGTAGGCCCGTCAAACTCCAGCAATTTTGCCGTATATTCCCGGTCCAGCGGGTAGGTAGTCCCCGCCAAGGCGCCGGAACCCAGAGGACAATAGTTCATGCGGCTGTATATGTCCCTCATACGCTGGCGGTCGCGTTTAAACATTTCGAAATATGCCCCCATGTGGTGTGCCAGTGTAATAGGCTGTGCTTTCTGCAGATGCGTAAAACCTGGCATATATGTCTCTGTATTCTCTTTCATAAGTTTTAAAAGAACTTGAAGAAGATCCCGCAGAAGACTGTCTAGCTCCAGAATTTCATCCCGCGTATAAAGTTTCATATCCAGGGCCACCTGGTCATTCCGGCTTCTCCCTGTATGCAGCTTTTTCCCAGGATCCCCAATGCGTTCAATCAGATTAGCCTCCACAAAACTATGGATATCCTCATACTCATCTGTAATCTCAAGGGCCCCGCTCTCCACATCCCTCTGGATCCCCTGCAGGCCCTCTATAATCTGTTTTCTTTCCTCCTCTGTCAGAATCCCCTGCTTGGCCAGCATAGTCACATGTGCAATGCTGCCCCGGATATCCTGGCTATAAAATTTCTTATCAAATGATATAGAAGCGTTAAAATTGTATACCAATTTATCTGTCTCCTTGGTAAAACGCCCGCCCCATAACTGCGCCATTTCGTCATCCTCTTTTCTCTTGTTTCATATTTTCCCATTAGTTTACCACAGTAACGTGGTGATGTCCACAAAAACTATGGCAAACCTGCGTGTTAATATCTTTTATATTGTATATGGTATTTGTTGAATTTTCAATATTAAATGATGGAAAAGCAAAGGGGACAGACCCTTATGCAGAGGGGCCTGTCCCCTCTGCATAAGGGTCTGTCCCCTTTGCTCTCCATATTCAGAATATTCAGATATTACCATGCCCATATTGGGCAAATATTTTATCAAACATTTTCGATGCAATGTAAGCAGGCCCGGAAACCGCAATAATAAGCAAGGCCGGAAGAAAATATAAATATCTTCCAATTAATGCCAGCGGCAGTATAATTATACATAAAATCAAAATTGTATATATTATATGCCGAAAACATAAAAAAGCGGCAATTTTTAAAATCTGTAAACAGGATGTTTGGAATCTAGACAATACAGGAAACAGATAGATCCCTGAAGCGATATAGCATAGCGCCATTACAGCGAATATAGTGAGGAAGAATCCCTGTCCGGCTAGATACCCAGAGGCAGCTACATATAAATTAAAATATAGCAGGCATCCAAATCCCCCGTAAAGCATCCATATGGCTGTCCCTTGTTTTAGGTTCTCTCTGAATGCCTTCACAAAGGAACGGCAAATATAGGATTCCTTGTTTCCCACCATTTTCAGGGTCACTGAATATAGCGCTGTGGTAGAGGCTCCCAGTGTCACAACTGGCAGGCTGAATATAATCCATAGTACATTCAGCAGAAATAAATTACTCAATATGTACAGTACATTCATAAAATATTTTTCCTGGCCCGGCCCGCCAAATGACATGCCTATCCCTCCTCACTTAAACTTATTTTAATACTTTTGCAAATATTTTCTTACGCCTTCCCATCTGCCCCAAATAACTTAATTTTTTTATCTGCTATTTTTTCACATATTTCCTTCACATGTTTTAAATAAGTGCGGGGATCCAGTTCATCTTTTTTATAATTGCCTACTGCATCCCGGATAGCGCCAGCATAGGCTGCCTTAAATTCTGTGCCAACATTGATTTTACTCATTCCTATGCGGATACATTTTTTAAAATCCTCTTCTGGCACACCGGTCCCTCCATGCAGCACGAGGGGGCATCCTGTAAGTCCAACAATGTCCTCCAGCCTCCCAAAATCCAGCTTGGGGGTGCTCTTATAAAAACCGTGGGCCGTCCCAACAGCCACAGCCAGTGCATCCACATTTGTCTTTTCTACAAACTCGGGAACAATGGCTGGGTCTGTCAATGCACTTTCCGCACTATCCGCAACAATATGTTCCTCCCTTCCGCCGATTTTCCCCAGCTCCGCCTCCACAGAGCATCCAAATTTCCCGGCATAATCTACCACCTTTCTTGTGGTTTCTATATTTTTCTCAAAGTTCTCTTTAGAGGCATCAATCATCACTGAAGTAAACCCTGCAACTACGGCCTCTTTTAACAGGGCCATATCTGTCCCGTGATCCAGGTGCAGGCACACTGGAATATCTACCATTTCAGCCATTCCTCTGATCATTCCTGCTGTCTGTTTTAGCCCAATATATTTCACGGCCCCCATAGATGCCATCAGAATAATCGGGGAGCGCATCTTAAGTGCACTGTTAATCATCCCCTGCGCATCTTCATATCCATTAAAATTAAATGCAGGCACTGCATATTTCTTC of the Luxibacter massiliensis genome contains:
- a CDS encoding ornithine cyclodeaminase family protein, whose translation is MLLLSKKDIREVFSMKEAVEAVKEAFRLFSEGKSQVPLRTNIQAPRHDGAMLFMPSYVEALDTACLKVVSVFPKNIEKGLPTTPAQVLLLDASNGTVVSVLDGTYVTQLRTGAATGAAFDVLAKKNCVKGALIGTGGQAAAQLEAMLAVRNLKEVWVFDLDTDRLNTFVEQMNQELAGYGAKVLAAKSSGEAVDGADLLVCVTPARKPVFDGSRVKAGATVSCVGSYQPHMQEMDPVILRRAAGIYFDSREAVLSEAGDILIPLQEGMISEEDFTGDLGEVLAGNLAGRLNDTDIIVFKTVGIGTQDLMAAKRIYDKALSKGAGTEWN
- the leuD gene encoding 3-isopropylmalate dehydratase small subunit, whose translation is MKALGHVFKYGDNVDTDVIIPARYLNSFDAQELASHAMADIDPEFVKKVQPGDLIVANKNFGCGSSREHAPLCLKTAGVSCVIAETFARIFYRNAINIGLPIIECPEAAKGIEAGDEVEVDFDSGKIYNRTKGTEFQGQPFPEFMQKLIAAGGLVKYTNSKKGK
- the leuC gene encoding 3-isopropylmalate dehydratase large subunit, which gives rise to MGMTMTQKILAAHAGLESVAAGQLIEAKLDVVMANDITGPMALPIFSEMADKVYDKDKVVLVPDHFTPNKDIKSAENSKAIREFAREQGLKWYFEQGKSGVEHAILPEAGVVVAGECIIGADSHTCTYGALGAFSTGVGTTDIATGMAMGELWFKVPSALKFELTGKPGPYVSGKDIIIHIIGKIGVDGALYKSMEFTGDGIKELSMDDRFTMANMAIEAGAKNGIFPVDEKAETYMKEHSVKEYKVYEADADAEYEEVITIDLSKVRPTVAFPHLPGNAKTIDEIESMEPIQIEQVVIGSCTNGRMEDMRRAAAILKGHQVHRDVRVMVIPATQNIYKQCIAEGLMDIFVDAGCAVNTPSCGPCMGGHMGVMAAGEKCVSTTNRNFVGRMGHVDSLIYLASPEVAAASAIAGYIANPEKVGDR
- the asd gene encoding aspartate-semialdehyde dehydrogenase encodes the protein MEQKLKVGILGATGMVGQRFISLLDRHPWFQVVTVAASPRSAGKTYEEAVGGRWKMDTPMPEEVKSLVVLNVNEVEKVADTVDFVFSAVDMTKDEIKAIEEAYAKTETPVVSNNSAHRWTPDVPMVVPEINAGHFDVIPAQKKRLGTDRGFIAVKPNCSIQSYAPCLAAWGEFGPKEVVATTYQAISGAGKTFQDWPEMVENIIPYIGGEEEKSEQEPLRVLGEVKDGEIVKAALPKITCQCIRVPVLNGHTAAVFINFEKKPSKEELIDRLVSYQGFPQEAELPSAPKQFIQYLEDDNRPQVKMDVDFQRGMGVSIGRLREDSLFDFKFVGLSHNTVRGAAGGAVLCAEALTAKGYIKAK
- the argH gene encoding argininosuccinate lyase — protein: MAQLWGGRFTKETDKLVYNFNASISFDKKFYSQDIRGSIAHVTMLAKQGILTEEERKQIIEGLQGIQRDVESGALEITDEYEDIHSFVEANLIERIGDPGKKLHTGRSRNDQVALDMKLYTRDEILELDSLLRDLLQVLLKLMKENTETYMPGFTHLQKAQPITLAHHMGAYFEMFKRDRQRMRDIYSRMNYCPLGSGALAGTTYPLDREYTAKLLEFDGPTLNSMDAVADRDYLIELLSAMSTVMMHLSRFSEEIIIWNSNEYQFVEIDDAYSTGSSIMPQKKNPDIAELVRGKTGRVYGALMSLLTTMKGIPLAYNKDMQEDKELVFDAIDTTKGCLALFTGMIRTIRFCSQRMEDSAKHGFTNATDAADYLVNHGVAFRDAHGIVGRLVLCCIEKNIALEDLSLEEFKAISPVFEEDIYDAISMRTCVEKRTTTGAPGKKAMEKAIAAGEAYLNIE
- a CDS encoding YesL family protein → MSFGGPGQEKYFMNVLYILSNLFLLNVLWIIFSLPVVTLGASTTALYSVTLKMVGNKESYICRSFVKAFRENLKQGTAIWMLYGGFGCLLYFNLYVAASGYLAGQGFFLTIFAVMALCYIASGIYLFPVLSRFQTSCLQILKIAAFLCFRHIIYTILILCIIILPLALIGRYLYFLPALLIIAVSGPAYIASKMFDKIFAQYGHGNI
- a CDS encoding class II fructose-bisphosphate aldolase, whose product is MSLVTLREILRDTRQKKYAVPAFNFNGYEDAQGMINSALKMRSPIILMASMGAVKYIGLKQTAGMIRGMAEMVDIPVCLHLDHGTDMALLKEAVVAGFTSVMIDASKENFEKNIETTRKVVDYAGKFGCSVEAELGKIGGREEHIVADSAESALTDPAIVPEFVEKTNVDALAVAVGTAHGFYKSTPKLDFGRLEDIVGLTGCPLVLHGGTGVPEEDFKKCIRIGMSKINVGTEFKAAYAGAIRDAVGNYKKDELDPRTYLKHVKEICEKIADKKIKLFGADGKA